One stretch of Lacrimispora sphenoides DNA includes these proteins:
- a CDS encoding ABC transporter ATP-binding protein, whose protein sequence is MVSTLRKIYGFSGRMQGTMKTAILFSVLHSIFDMMTFAALALVFSGIIDGFETAAIWQIFGIAFAGMILKICCSYMTDFNKVKIGYFMCAEKRIHIGDRMKYMPMGYFSDHNLGSLTSAVTTTMGDIENNASMVLTNILGGYIHAAVITLVMLCIDWRIGLTIFCGILLFTYCISSLQKKSEKVSPERQSAQEALVSNVLEYVQGMLIVKSFNLGRDSNSKIKHAIVESKNKNLKLEHLFIPYTVLQQIILYGTSVIVIVEALLFYLNGSMNLPMCLLMAVASFMLFGQLQSAGNTSSLLRLLDASMDKVEEINKTPVMDEQGKPQKPVNFDIAFEDVSFSYGDHKILDHVNLLIPQKKTTAIVGPSGSGKSTLCNLIARFWDVDSGRITIGGIDVRDYTLDSLLTNISEVFQKVYLFADTIENNMKFGRPDVSHKEVVLAAKKACCHDFIMSLPNGYKTVIGEGGATLSGGEKQRISIARAILKDAPIIILDEATSSVDPENESLLMNAIAELTKNKTVIMIAHRLKTVQRADQILVLANGHIVQKGAHEELVNQNGIYSDFIGIRKKAIGWKLK, encoded by the coding sequence ATGGTAAGTACTTTAAGAAAAATATATGGTTTTTCCGGCAGAATGCAGGGGACCATGAAAACAGCAATCCTGTTTTCTGTGCTTCATTCCATCTTTGATATGATGACTTTTGCAGCCCTTGCCCTGGTTTTTTCCGGCATAATCGATGGATTTGAGACAGCTGCTATCTGGCAGATATTCGGCATTGCTTTTGCCGGCATGATTCTAAAAATCTGCTGCAGCTATATGACTGATTTTAATAAAGTAAAGATCGGCTACTTTATGTGTGCGGAAAAACGCATTCACATTGGGGACCGCATGAAATATATGCCTATGGGCTATTTCAGCGACCATAATCTCGGCAGCCTCACCTCTGCAGTTACCACGACGATGGGAGATATTGAAAACAACGCCTCCATGGTACTGACAAACATTCTGGGAGGTTATATTCACGCTGCGGTCATCACACTCGTTATGCTCTGTATTGACTGGCGGATTGGACTGACGATTTTCTGCGGCATCCTGTTATTCACTTATTGTATCAGCAGCCTGCAAAAGAAATCGGAAAAGGTTTCACCGGAACGGCAGTCTGCACAGGAAGCTCTTGTTTCCAATGTGCTGGAATATGTACAGGGAATGCTCATCGTAAAATCCTTTAACCTGGGGCGTGACTCCAACAGCAAGATAAAGCATGCAATTGTGGAGAGTAAAAATAAAAATCTGAAGCTGGAGCATTTATTCATTCCCTATACGGTTCTTCAGCAGATCATCCTTTATGGAACCAGCGTCATAGTGATTGTGGAGGCTTTGCTTTTCTACCTGAATGGATCCATGAACCTTCCGATGTGCCTGCTAATGGCAGTGGCCTCTTTTATGCTTTTCGGGCAGCTTCAGTCGGCCGGCAATACCTCTTCCCTGCTTCGCCTTTTGGATGCATCCATGGATAAGGTAGAGGAAATTAATAAAACCCCTGTGATGGATGAACAGGGAAAACCCCAAAAGCCCGTTAACTTTGATATTGCCTTTGAGGATGTATCGTTCTCTTATGGAGATCATAAGATCCTGGATCATGTGAACCTGCTGATTCCTCAAAAGAAAACAACAGCCATCGTGGGGCCCTCCGGATCAGGCAAAAGCACCCTCTGTAATCTGATTGCCCGTTTTTGGGATGTGGACAGCGGACGAATTACAATTGGCGGTATTGATGTCAGGGACTACACCTTGGACAGTCTGTTGACGAATATCAGCGAGGTATTCCAAAAAGTATATCTGTTTGCCGATACCATAGAGAATAACATGAAGTTCGGAAGGCCGGATGTTTCTCATAAGGAAGTGGTACTTGCCGCAAAAAAGGCTTGCTGCCATGATTTCATTATGAGCCTGCCAAACGGATACAAAACCGTGATTGGAGAAGGCGGTGCTACACTGTCAGGCGGGGAAAAGCAGCGGATCTCCATTGCACGCGCCATTTTAAAAGATGCTCCCATCATCATTTTGGATGAGGCCACTTCCAGTGTTGATCCGGAGAATGAGAGTCTGCTGATGAATGCAATTGCAGAATTGACGAAAAACAAAACGGTTATTATGATTGCTCACCGCTTAAAGACAGTTCAGAGAGCTGACCAGATCCTTGTTTTAGCCAATGGGCATATTGTGCAGAAAGGGGCTCATGAAGAACTGGTGAATCAGAACGGTATCTATTCTGATTTCATTGGTATACGGAAAAAGGCAATCGGCTGGAAATTAAAATAA
- a CDS encoding metal-dependent transcriptional regulator — MLLYASGEDYLEAILVLKKQTGAVRSVDLARYMGYSKPSISHAVAMLKKGGFLDTDEDGCLLLTDSGQEIAEKIYERHCFFKNQLVSAGIDPQIADKEACQMEHIISDETFQKIKKHLCQRNKEDSHHQA, encoded by the coding sequence ATGCTGCTTTATGCATCAGGTGAGGACTATCTGGAGGCAATTCTTGTGTTAAAGAAGCAAACCGGCGCGGTACGCTCCGTCGATCTTGCCCGATACATGGGATATTCAAAGCCCAGCATCAGTCACGCTGTTGCCATGCTGAAAAAAGGAGGTTTTCTGGATACCGACGAGGACGGGTGCCTTCTTTTGACTGACTCAGGGCAGGAGATTGCAGAAAAGATTTATGAACGTCATTGCTTTTTTAAAAATCAGCTTGTATCAGCTGGAATAGACCCTCAAATCGCAGATAAAGAGGCCTGCCAAATGGAACATATCATTAGCGATGAAACTTTTCAAAAAATCAAAAAGCATTTATGCCAAAGAAATAAAGAGGATAGCCATCACCAGGCGTAA
- a CDS encoding MerR family transcriptional regulator, protein MGYTIKQVSERTNLSAHVLRYYEKEGLLFNINRSTSGIRSYTEDDLEWLGLICCLKNTGMSLKQIKEFVELSAEGRETLKQRCDILIEHKKNVEAQIQEMNKHLEKVSHKINHYTKQYHEYNHDASHQNSET, encoded by the coding sequence ATGGGTTATACAATCAAACAGGTATCGGAACGTACAAACCTAAGCGCACACGTACTGCGTTACTATGAAAAAGAAGGTCTTTTGTTCAATATCAACAGAAGCACAAGCGGCATCCGAAGTTATACTGAAGATGATTTAGAATGGCTGGGATTGATCTGCTGTCTCAAGAACACAGGCATGTCCTTAAAACAAATCAAGGAATTTGTGGAATTAAGTGCAGAAGGCAGAGAGACACTCAAACAGCGGTGCGATATATTGATCGAACATAAGAAGAATGTGGAAGCTCAGATTCAGGAAATGAATAAGCATCTTGAAAAAGTATCTCATAAAATCAACCATTATACAAAGCAGTATCATGAGTACAACCATGACGCATCCCATCAAAATTCAGAAACCTAA
- a CDS encoding aldo/keto reductase produces MKTLTDCYELSGGVKIPCIGFGTWQAQNGDMAVTSVKEALKCGYRHIDTAAGYGNEESVGIAVKESGIAREDIFITSKLQNDMHGYENTMEAFKKTMKNLEMDYLDLYLIHWPNPIKYRDQWQEANAGTWKAFEELHKAGLIRAIGVSNFQPHHFDALMQTAAVQPMVNQIRLCPGDTQDNVVDYCRKHSILLEAYSPLGVGKIFEVPQMQSLAQKYGKSIAQICVRWSLERGYLPLPKSITPERIRENADVFDFQLSPEDVQAIADLKGCCGYSADPDTITW; encoded by the coding sequence GTGAAAACATTAACAGATTGTTATGAACTTTCAGGCGGTGTGAAAATCCCATGTATTGGCTTCGGCACATGGCAGGCACAAAATGGAGATATGGCCGTCACATCGGTGAAAGAAGCTTTAAAATGTGGTTATCGTCATATTGATACCGCCGCAGGTTATGGGAATGAGGAAAGCGTAGGCATAGCTGTAAAGGAAAGTGGTATTGCCCGCGAGGATATTTTTATTACCAGCAAACTTCAAAATGATATGCATGGATATGAAAATACCATGGAAGCCTTTAAAAAGACGATGAAAAATCTTGAAATGGATTATCTGGATCTTTACCTGATTCACTGGCCTAATCCAATCAAGTACCGTGATCAGTGGCAGGAAGCCAATGCCGGCACCTGGAAAGCTTTTGAAGAGCTTCACAAAGCCGGACTCATTCGCGCGATAGGAGTCAGCAATTTCCAACCTCATCATTTTGATGCGCTTATGCAGACGGCGGCAGTTCAGCCAATGGTCAATCAGATCCGGCTTTGTCCCGGCGATACACAGGATAACGTGGTAGATTATTGCAGAAAGCATTCGATTCTTCTGGAGGCATACAGCCCCCTTGGCGTAGGAAAGATTTTTGAAGTTCCGCAGATGCAGTCACTGGCACAAAAGTACGGAAAGTCCATTGCCCAGATTTGCGTGCGGTGGAGTCTGGAACGCGGATATCTGCCGCTGCCAAAATCCATCACGCCCGAACGTATCCGGGAAAATGCTGATGTATTTGATTTCCAGCTTTCCCCTGAGGATGTGCAGGCAATTGCCGACTTAAAAGGCTGCTGTGGATATTCTGCAGATCCTGATACAATCACATGGTAA
- a CDS encoding iron-containing alcohol dehydrogenase produces the protein MLNFDFYSPARILFGKDTENQIGALLKPHATKVLLHYGGGSIKKSGLYDTVITSLKENGLSYVELGGVVPNPRLSLVHEGIALCKEEKVDLILAVGGGSAIDSAKAIAMGVYYDGDVWEIYEQGKAIEKALPVATILTIPAAGSEASGDTVITNEEKQLKYGYGSPHLRPLLSVMNPELFYTLPKNQIANGVADMMSHVFERYFTNTTHTDLTDGLCETVLKTIIKNAPLVLENPGNYDAWCEVGFGGTVAHNGLVGMGREQDWACHGMEHELSAIYDVAHGAGLAVLTPAWMQYVYKDNVNMFVQFAVNVMGVKGSYRDPDAMIQEAILRLREFFYKMGLPATLEELGIDASQLEIMAKKATGAAFGNEGPIGGLKKLYWQDVLEIYKLAQ, from the coding sequence ATGCTTAACTTTGATTTCTATTCACCGGCACGTATACTATTTGGAAAAGACACGGAGAATCAGATTGGTGCTCTTTTAAAACCCCATGCAACCAAGGTTCTGCTGCATTACGGTGGAGGCAGCATTAAAAAGAGCGGACTATATGACACAGTGATCACTTCACTGAAAGAGAATGGGCTTTCTTATGTGGAACTGGGCGGCGTGGTGCCAAATCCCCGTCTTTCCCTGGTACATGAAGGAATTGCCTTATGCAAAGAAGAAAAGGTGGATTTAATCCTGGCAGTGGGCGGCGGAAGCGCCATTGATTCTGCCAAGGCCATTGCAATGGGTGTATATTATGATGGTGATGTCTGGGAGATTTACGAACAAGGCAAAGCAATTGAAAAGGCGCTGCCCGTAGCCACAATTCTCACCATTCCTGCTGCTGGAAGCGAAGCAAGCGGTGACACAGTTATCACCAATGAGGAAAAACAGCTCAAATACGGTTATGGCAGCCCCCACCTGCGTCCTTTGCTCAGCGTCATGAATCCGGAATTGTTCTACACCCTGCCAAAGAATCAGATCGCAAACGGTGTGGCCGACATGATGAGCCATGTTTTTGAACGTTACTTTACCAACACCACACATACCGATCTGACGGATGGTTTGTGCGAAACAGTATTAAAGACCATCATAAAGAATGCTCCGCTTGTCCTTGAAAATCCCGGGAACTACGATGCATGGTGCGAGGTAGGTTTTGGAGGTACAGTTGCCCATAATGGTTTGGTGGGTATGGGACGTGAACAGGACTGGGCCTGCCATGGCATGGAGCATGAACTCAGTGCCATCTACGATGTGGCGCACGGAGCAGGCCTGGCGGTACTGACTCCTGCATGGATGCAGTATGTATACAAGGACAACGTGAACATGTTCGTGCAGTTTGCGGTTAATGTCATGGGTGTGAAGGGCAGTTATCGCGATCCGGATGCAATGATCCAGGAAGCGATTTTACGTTTGCGTGAATTTTTTTACAAGATGGGACTCCCGGCAACTCTTGAAGAGCTCGGCATCGACGCCAGCCAGCTTGAAATAATGGCTAAAAAAGCGACAGGTGCTGCATTTGGAAATGAGGGGCCCATTGGCGGCTTAAAAAAGCTGTACTGGCAGGATGTACTTGAGATTTATAAGCTGGCCCAATAA
- a CDS encoding aldo/keto reductase, with the protein MRTVKLGNLQVPVIAVGCMRINKLDKSEAEHFVQEALDLGTNFFDHADIYGGGVCEEIFAEAAHMNASVREKMFLQSKCGIRPGIAFDFSKKHILEAVDGSLKRLKTDYLDALLLHRPDALVEPEEVAEAFDILQSTGKVRNFGVSNQNPMQIQLLKKFVKQPIIANQLQLSITNANMISQGIHVNMLDDQAVNRDGSVIDFCRLNDITIQPWSPFQYGFFEGVFLGNEKFPKLNAKIDEISAKYEVSNTTIAMAWLLRHPAHMQPVTGTMNVERLKDCVKAADIKLTREEWYEIYISAGNILP; encoded by the coding sequence ATGAGAACAGTTAAATTAGGAAATTTGCAGGTACCGGTAATTGCAGTCGGCTGCATGCGCATCAATAAACTGGATAAGTCCGAAGCAGAGCATTTCGTACAGGAAGCACTGGATTTAGGCACTAACTTTTTTGATCATGCAGATATCTATGGCGGCGGCGTGTGTGAGGAGATATTTGCAGAAGCGGCCCATATGAACGCATCTGTTCGTGAAAAGATGTTCCTGCAATCCAAATGCGGGATTCGTCCAGGCATTGCGTTTGATTTTTCTAAAAAACATATTTTAGAAGCAGTAGACGGCAGCTTAAAAAGACTGAAAACGGATTATCTGGATGCATTGCTGCTCCATCGTCCGGATGCTCTGGTGGAGCCGGAAGAGGTTGCCGAGGCATTTGACATCCTGCAAAGTACAGGTAAGGTACGTAACTTTGGTGTTTCCAATCAAAACCCAATGCAGATACAGCTGCTTAAGAAGTTTGTTAAACAGCCGATTATTGCGAATCAGCTACAGTTAAGCATTACAAACGCCAACATGATCTCCCAGGGGATTCATGTCAATATGCTTGATGATCAGGCCGTGAACCGGGATGGCAGCGTAATCGATTTCTGCCGCTTAAATGACATCACCATTCAGCCATGGTCTCCGTTCCAGTACGGATTTTTTGAGGGTGTATTCCTTGGCAATGAAAAGTTTCCAAAGCTCAATGCCAAGATTGATGAAATTTCTGCTAAATATGAGGTCAGCAACACGACCATCGCCATGGCATGGCTGCTTCGCCATCCGGCCCATATGCAGCCTGTGACCGGGACCATGAATGTGGAGCGATTGAAGGATTGTGTCAAAGCCGCCGATATTAAGCTGACCAGAGAGGAATGGTACGAGATTTACATTAGTGCAGGGAACATTTTACCGTAA
- a CDS encoding class I SAM-dependent methyltransferase gives MLKSLIPFLEKPPLYTKTTVPFWDDEHISKQMLKAHLDPGFEGASRKLAFIDKSAIWIKEIAPPSKCRQLLDIGCGPGIYAEKFAQMGYQVTGIDFSKRSINYAIESAKKSNLDIHYLYQNYLTMDLNRNYDFSTMIYCDYGALSTEDRLTVMTTVYRHLKPGGRFLLDVFSMAKYNDFEEKQTWEICQDGGFWRKENYIAFNGCYRYPENVTLEQTSIVHDTGAISYYLWNTCFTREMLMKEATDVGFRICEVFGDVAGSTYRADNTTISILLEK, from the coding sequence ATGCTTAAAAGTTTAATTCCATTTTTAGAAAAACCGCCTCTGTACACGAAAACAACCGTTCCATTTTGGGATGATGAGCATATATCCAAGCAAATGCTCAAAGCCCATCTGGATCCTGGCTTTGAAGGTGCCAGCAGAAAGTTAGCGTTCATTGATAAATCTGCTATTTGGATAAAAGAGATTGCACCACCGTCAAAGTGCAGGCAGCTTCTTGACATTGGCTGCGGGCCAGGAATATATGCGGAAAAATTTGCACAAATGGGCTATCAGGTGACAGGAATTGATTTTTCCAAACGATCTATAAATTATGCAATAGAATCTGCGAAAAAAAGTAATTTAGATATTCATTACTTATATCAGAATTATTTAACCATGGATTTGAATCGTAACTATGATTTTTCAACAATGATCTATTGTGACTACGGTGCTCTTTCAACTGAAGACAGGTTAACAGTAATGACCACGGTATATCGTCATCTAAAACCTGGGGGAAGGTTCTTATTGGATGTTTTTTCAATGGCTAAATATAACGATTTTGAAGAGAAACAAACATGGGAGATTTGTCAGGATGGGGGATTTTGGCGTAAAGAGAACTATATTGCATTTAACGGTTGCTATCGGTATCCTGAGAATGTAACGCTAGAACAAACTTCTATTGTTCACGATACAGGGGCTATCTCTTACTATTTATGGAATACCTGTTTTACAAGAGAAATGTTGATGAAAGAAGCAACTGATGTGGGTTTTAGAATATGCGAAGTGTTTGGAGATGTTGCAGGCAGCACTTATCGTGCAGATAACACAACAATTTCTATACTGCTGGAAAAATAA
- a CDS encoding flavin reductase family protein, producing MTKTKIANIPYGPYVTVLAGASVKGKPNYATIGAYGVVSQKPVLYISLKNTHYTTAGVIENGYFSVNIPSSDDIEKTDYCGTATGNQTDKSNIFESFYDNAGNAPMIKECPVNYLCKVIQTIPIFDFTMFLGEIVATYANEDCLENGKPNALKVNPTIMMDSGYFDIKDRVGSIFQTCSGNR from the coding sequence ATGACAAAAACAAAGATAGCCAATATCCCTTATGGACCGTATGTTACTGTTTTAGCAGGGGCTTCTGTAAAGGGAAAGCCAAACTATGCCACCATTGGAGCGTATGGAGTTGTAAGTCAAAAGCCTGTACTTTATATTTCTCTAAAGAATACCCATTACACAACAGCCGGAGTCATAGAAAACGGATACTTCTCTGTAAACATTCCCTCTTCCGATGATATAGAAAAAACGGATTATTGCGGGACTGCAACGGGCAATCAAACAGATAAATCAAACATATTCGAGTCTTTTTACGATAATGCAGGTAATGCACCCATGATAAAAGAGTGCCCGGTAAATTATCTTTGTAAAGTAATTCAGACGATTCCAATCTTTGATTTTACAATGTTTCTTGGAGAAATTGTTGCGACTTATGCGAATGAAGATTGTCTGGAAAATGGCAAACCAAATGCTTTAAAGGTCAACCCTACTATCATGATGGATTCCGGGTATTTTGATATAAAGGATAGAGTGGGTTCCATATTTCAAACATGCAGCGGGAATCGTTAG